Within Lytechinus pictus isolate F3 Inbred chromosome 19, Lp3.0, whole genome shotgun sequence, the genomic segment TTTAATGTGTTCCAGGTGGGCGATAGAATTTACGAAATTCGGAAAACCCCAAATGTTCCACGGGTGGAAACAGTTATCATGATCttcgtaataaaaaaaaagtttgcaattaatcgctaaatggaAAATTCCAATCAAGATCgttgttgcatgcgcattttatTCACAACACAAACCAGGGACCAATCAGGATTGTTCTGTCATCTTTGTAACATATAGAAAACATTTTCCACCTGTTCAAGTTACTGTGAAACAATCGAACGGGGGAGACAAAGCTGTAAATCCATTCATCCAGTGGATAATATCATAACGCTCATAACGATCATAGTGTTATCATGAAATATAGAGTTATAATAACTATATAAGGAAGCATGTAAGCATGTAAAACTGAATGGCATCCCACATCCTTCCATGTATTTAATTGgttgaaaagaatatttttaagaAGCTGAAATGTAAATCTTTTCGTATGTTTGTTGaacattctttttcttctaagTTCAAGGGCGTTCCACAGTTacgtttgtgcgcatcatgatttGCGCATATTTAACACTCTGCGTCAACATGGATGAACAGATGATTGATAAGCTgtaggtatgagctgattttctCATTATCTGCaatctaactgcagatccgatgtgttattttacgaagctaataaactggaattgttccatggaccattttttcttaaaaaataccTCTATAATTGCAAATTACTTAATTGTGCAGTGCTGCAAATAATATGACGAATATAACCCCGAGTTTATacaaatggtagagtggtttggaATTTGTCCTCACATATATACAAAGCATGATTAAAAACAAGCGCATGAACctcctattttttaatgtttgcacctcatcggaataccttcctctacaactttgcaaagtttggtgaaaatgaaatgggttttgaataaagtgcagcatttatagCACttttcaagtttgttattgaaaaaaatttcacgttttttgagattgggttttgttatcttttacacCATCTTTAAAAACTGACAgcgctgttagacttaaaagagCAAACAAATAGCTATATTGATAGATTTTCCATCTTAAGGAGACAATTATTAACTTTATTGcgaaatttgataaaattttcatagATTTTGACTTAGTAATATAAGTTTAAACTTTAAACATTGTAGTGATCTGGTGAGGtctaaaatgccaaattcttttgaatgcgcaattcttaagaacatccatttgggtgtactttgaagctctatagcaaaaaaagCAAGTCCATGGACCCacttttgcatatttggaataatcaGGTACTAAGTATCTATGTGCGAAGTTGggtgaaaataacatggattTTACTTTGACTGTGGAGCGTCCTTAAAAAGTGTTGGTAAATCGGTATAATAGGGAATTATCGCAATCAtttcgcagacgctttctataaccttgataatcttttgtcaaagcccttcataacaaagcagccttttgtcgaaaatcggtgaatcaaaagaGCAGTGtagtcctggactctggacaaacgacaaaTTTGCCATTTTTCGTCCGGTTTTAACCTTAAGACGACGTGCTGTCCctgtccaccaactttcgacaacaACCTCTAATCTGTAAATTGTGATTTGAagacattttcaatagattctcaacGTCCCAAAAAGCGTTTGCGAAGTGGATGTTAAAATACGGTAATAAAGGGTATGACACCTATATAATCAAACAAAAAAGACTGATTTCAGTAAACAATACAAATGGCATAGACATTGACGTCACTCCTCCAAGCCAGTCTTCGCAACTCACCCAACTGGAAAGAACACAGCGTCCCACAGTGTGTGCCATAGTTCAAAGTGTGGAACACAACGTGAAATCCCCTTCACGCTGTTAAATTCGAGCTTTTTaccagtgtgaatcacatattcacattgtcgaccatgtgaacacgcagtgaacagtcacactgttgaggtgtccacagtgtgaataatattttcacatagtccactatgtgaccACACTGTGATCATACTGTGTGACGCCGTGCTCGTCCAGCAGGGATATAGCCAATACTATATAGATTGCAATTTGTACATATTGCttaataaattaaacaaattatgcatgATAGGTGCGGTGATTGCAAGGTTTATTTTGAGATTAAACCTTTTCGAAATGATACATCATGTTGATGCAACTTCTATTCTGTCATTTGCTTCCTTGTATAGGTATGGCAAGGTGAAAGAAAGGATCGAGGCTTCCACTAGCAAATACCTAGTAACAAAAGAAATGTTCATTGCCTTTCCCGATGAGAAGACAAGACGATACCTACCCACAGGGTTTCTGCATGTCTTTCTCATTCGCGACCCATACCGGGTTTTCAGTTCCTACCGAAGAGCCATCTATAAACAGCTTCAGGATGTCGGTCTGAGGACCGGAGATCCCGAGGACATGGAATCCTTCGACCTTCGCACAGACGACCCTTCCATCGATCCCTCCACGATGTTCACTGGAATGCACGATCTCTGGACGTATATTCGAGATAAGATTGACCCGGAAGCAGTCATCATGAACACCGATGAACTTCTTGCCAGTCCTGGAGATGGCTTGTCCAAACTCTGCCATGCGGTTGGTCTTCCTTTCTCCCCATCTCTCCTCCAATGGGACCCATCTCCAGATGTGGTTAAGCGATGGAATGCAGCCGGGGATGATGTTGTCATGGCAACAAAGGCTTTCTACCAGAGAGCGATCAATTCAAGCAGGTTTCTACCACCCAGTCCCGACATTGCACCAGAACAACATGGTCGCGATGTCAGGACGTTAGCGGAGGCGGCCATGCCTTACTTTAAGGAAATGGACCGTTTCAAGATCTAAGCATAGAGGTAGTGTAATCCAAGTAGGCAAGGTATCGCAACGTCATTACACATTGGACAATGGTTAGCCTCCCCATTATGCAAACGTTTTGTTGAGGcatattattcatttcaataaacaGACACGCATGGGGAGAGTGAGGCGATAGATTCATACTTTATTCTGTATTTCAATAATCTATGCAGAAAATATTACGACTAGTGCTAAACCAACCATCAAAATCGTCTACATCATTAGAATAGTCCAGTGACCAGGTGCTTCAAATTCACAGTCCTTCCAAGGAACACAATGACGAGGTATTACTTTAACATGTAAATGATAAATCAAAAGTATAGCATCTAGTTTACATACATTCGTGGTTGCTATATCTGACAAACGTCGCAGAAGCTTTGAAGTATTTGAGAACAACCTTTGATTGAAAAGTTTGCCTACAATTTTCATATGTTAGTAAATATGAAAACCaattgatgtatatatatatatatatatatatatatatatatatatatatatatatatacttctcttcatccatttctttcacaaaatatttaaataaaagagttgccaatgctgttgtacatgtataacttcacacacacacacacacacatacaaacacacacacatatatatatatatacagtgcgtcccacaaaaaacgaaaccgagatttatcgatgatttatcataacttaatcacaaatacaatagacaaatgacctaccattgtaaagcttagaatctcctctttcatctgaaattacttagattatttctcattcacgcatgagtgagcaaaaagaatttgaagaggggataccaaaaagtcattttgcgggctgtatctgggtttcaaaaagcaaaccacatttttaaaagttcatatctgctctttaatttgatacctcaattacagaaaatggtcaagaaataacaaagttctggttatttgaaataaggcttgaatatcaataatttcataaaatgatgaggttttacaggctagcgttcaaactcacttgacactccgttttgttgacgatcagccatgcattaaagataaattccagttttggtaacgatctaaaaatgactttttacagaatctaatataatgaccacctaagtgtttgtttgtatgaataaaaaatatgtgccaaaggattctggaagaaattgtgtaattgctgagaaataagcaaaataagcgcggattcggtcacttccgtcgggtctttattttagcaataataatacactgtcccacgtgtgcctatctgtgttggtgatcttcagtgtgaacatttttcagcgtagatttcaagatttcacaaagttcagtttatgtaactgtaccagatctagatcctcgatgatatactgacaattaagccttgttttacagactttctcatgaaatcagtgtttactgcaaatactggaatttctctttaagtcttttgttaaccatgcgatagcttctgtgggaaatcggtgaaaacacgtttattttatgaaattatggaaatacaagcattgtttcgagggaacataacttttttactccatttttgtgattaaggtatcaaataaaagagcagatattgaactttttaggcatgtgattttctttttgaaattcagataccccccgccaaatgagtttttggtatcctttcttcaaattgtttttgctcactcatgcgtgaatgaggaataatctaagtaatatcagatgaaaaaaagagattctaagctttacattcgtaggtcatttgtctattgtatttgtgattaagttatgataaatcatcgcttaatctcggtttcgttttttctgggacgcactgtatatatatatatatatatatatatatatatatatacttaataATGGTTGTAAAGGGGTATCATGTTTGAGTTGGTAAGTCTTATAATGAAAGAACCAAGACATTTTGTAAAAAGTATTGATGTGACTAAAAAGCTAAATTAGTATACAGGATTTTTTTCGTATGTTTACCTTTACTTTTACTTCTTGGAATGTACTTTTAGGTTAGAAAGGACAATTAAAGTGTACTTtgaattttatttctattttatttacataattatttttgctGAAGAAGGTGTTTACGTATACAAGCTTAGCGCTACATGGTCtttaccatggtaacatctATGTTatgaatggaaagaaagaataaccTATTTGATACTGGATATCTTGAAATAACTATTTGAATTATGGATATTATTTGTCTTCcgctatatatacatatatatatgtgtgtgtgtgtgtttgtgtgtaacTTTCAATTTAAATTATGAGGAAAGGTAAATTTTTCCGTATTATTTGTTCACATTATGTATCAAGCGCtctataaattattttttactttattattatgttatggtGCGTAAGCCGCCTTAATGATATATTGGAAAGTGTATTCATATCATATTACATATCATCTATATATTATAGTTTTCGTATCACATTGAttaaatttatgacattttatgttCATTATACAACCGAATGCAAATGCAAAGAAAGGAAAATTTTCTATGCATTTTGGAAAGGTTCTTAGCTAGTTGAATGCCGAAACATACTTTAAAACAATTTATCTGTGATTGTGTAAAGTAGCTAAATAGTTGTTCAACTTTTGCAGCCTGAAATACTAACATGAATGTATTTGGAAATAAAAAGGAGTAATAATATTGCTGATTATTATCTTCAAATATATTacatattatcatatttttatatcattataaagaagtgtattatatatatcattatataTTATCTAAGTAAACGACGTATACCAAGATCATGTAAGCTATCAGCTTTGTTAACAGCGCGGTGCTgatctgcaaataaaatgaagtttCCCAGTGTGAAAACCCCAATTAGCTAAGTGTGTTTTCCAGTTTGTAAGATGATCTGGTGAAAAGActattatgtttcataaaatacTGTGGGGAATGATgcttaaaatttgttttgcaaaaATATGTATGTCATTTGGTTATAAGTAATCAGCGAAATAATATCTTACCCACTTCCATCGCGTGCAGTCTTAAAGTAATACCCTTCAGCAGAATAATAGTATTAATTTACCTGTTTACAGTCAGTTGaattttcgaaatattttttgaaattcagaagCACATGTTGCATATGTCACAATGTTAACAATTGGAGTATTTTAACTGAAATTGCGCGTCTTCAATAAAACCACGAGAGGTCGAAAATGAGATTATtctagagtaataatttgattGCATTTTATCAATATATACAGTGTAAAGACTAATTACAACACATTGAATAAAATTACATCACCTTACATGCTATAATTCTTGATGTAGAAAATCCCCCTTTTGCATGCTACATTTcagtatattttttaaaatatcatatcaaCAAAGGAAACACGTCAGCAGCGAATAATGTACTCCTCCCGCCCCCAAAGTAAAGAAATtgagaaaatttattttgcaacaAAATCCATCAAAAGGAGTTTCCACCACCTCTCATATTTTTGTTCTATCAATGACATCATCATAATGACATCAATTAAAACGGAAACTCGAATGACGCCTAAAAAGAGACAGCATCGGAGAATACATAATACTTTCTTACtcaaaatgcatttgaattgtGTATCACTGGTGTGGTGGTGAGGCAGTAGGCAGTTTTCGCTTTACAACTCatgacggattcaagaacatagaaaatccATTGTCAAATGCCAT encodes:
- the LOC129283060 gene encoding uncharacterized protein LOC129283060, with amino-acid sequence MEVWFEAFSYCGMTRKQYQDAYRCDIPMEYEGNEEEAEKGAKLFERIVRSKIEPDRIMYGKVKERIEASTSKYLVTKEMFIAFPDEKTRRYLPTGFLHVFLIRDPYRVFSSYRRAIYKQLQDVGLRTGDPEDMESFDLRTDDPSIDPSTMFTGMHDLWTYIRDKIDPEAVIMNTDELLASPGDGLSKLCHAVGLPFSPSLLQWDPSPDVVKRWNAAGDDVVMATKAFYQRAINSSRFLPPSPDIAPEQHGRDVRTLAEAAMPYFKEMDRFKI